A window of the Williamsia phyllosphaerae genome harbors these coding sequences:
- a CDS encoding YceI family protein has translation MTGSGYTFTPSDDCRLQLHTGVTGKASKMGHRLTIAVTRWRAEVEWSGDRPAGVELSAEVDSIDVVGGEGGVTPLLGPEKAIARSNALKTFDADRFPHIGFRTHAVDETDDGYRLSGTLEIHGVSREHTVDLIVEDLGGSWGLSAETVVRQSDFGIKPYSQLMGAMKVVDDVTVGFAAQRPKRD, from the coding sequence ATGACCGGATCGGGCTACACCTTCACCCCGTCGGACGACTGCCGGTTGCAGCTGCACACCGGCGTCACCGGCAAAGCCTCCAAGATGGGGCACCGACTCACCATCGCCGTGACCAGGTGGCGTGCGGAGGTCGAGTGGTCCGGTGACCGTCCGGCCGGTGTCGAACTGAGCGCCGAGGTCGACTCGATCGACGTCGTCGGCGGGGAGGGCGGCGTCACCCCGCTGCTCGGACCGGAGAAGGCGATCGCGCGCTCCAACGCCCTCAAGACCTTCGACGCAGACCGATTCCCGCACATCGGTTTCCGAACCCATGCGGTGGACGAGACCGATGACGGCTACCGACTGAGCGGGACCCTGGAGATCCACGGTGTCAGCCGTGAGCACACCGTTGATCTCATCGTCGAGGATCTCGGTGGTTCCTGGGGCCTGTCGGCCGAGACCGTGGTGCGCCAGAGCGACTTCGGGATCAAGCCCTACTCGCAGTTGATGGGCGCCATGAAGGTCGTCGACGACGTCACCGTCGGTTTCGCGGCCCAGCGCCCCAAGCGGGACTGA
- a CDS encoding acyltransferase has protein sequence MDELDIPTRETKSSPAPTIIGDTKADDTPAVVTTVDSSKVGRDKHLYQLDLVRLITFGAVILDHVVMGASNPANAVAGGVELTVRYSRYGFFFLTGFVLGYQYRNRDLKPIEFWRRRFKLIGIPYVTWTIFYWIYSRYRGGGSDSLRDTVNSADHIVLSLKSLAYDLVTGNAWYHLYFLFVSMQIYLVFPLVLMVLKKTWGYHRYLLAISFAAHMTLLYFMVRPQSGFILEGPQGVVWTHLIITILPYQFFVLAGIVAALHFEKAHAFTVRWRKVIFSIGLIVLAATLVYFAHKVDVGEEMFRATNVFMPHNAFAYVATIAMLYGLGSMWKERRRPGSRADTFLRTAADRSFGIYLAHALALNELQPTIDDHRADPTWLVALIGYLATVALTVFIVEVLRRSPISLMTTGRNMVSWRDQTPVRSIVVGVVAIAVGVIVRGGFGLLVGDIISFTGALLIASAALVFWRQRSAVESAESTESVRV, from the coding sequence GTGGACGAGTTGGACATCCCGACACGGGAGACGAAGTCCTCCCCGGCACCGACCATCATCGGTGACACCAAGGCAGACGACACGCCTGCGGTCGTCACCACCGTCGACTCCTCGAAGGTCGGGCGCGACAAACACCTCTATCAACTCGATCTGGTCCGCCTGATCACCTTCGGTGCGGTCATCCTCGACCACGTCGTCATGGGCGCGTCGAACCCCGCCAACGCCGTCGCCGGTGGCGTCGAACTGACGGTGCGCTACTCGCGATACGGCTTCTTCTTCCTCACCGGATTCGTCCTCGGCTATCAGTACCGCAACCGCGACCTCAAACCCATCGAGTTCTGGCGACGCCGGTTCAAACTCATCGGCATCCCGTACGTGACGTGGACGATCTTCTACTGGATCTATTCGCGCTACCGCGGGGGCGGTTCCGATTCGCTCCGGGACACCGTCAACAGCGCCGACCACATCGTGCTCTCACTCAAGAGCCTCGCGTACGACCTCGTCACCGGCAATGCCTGGTATCACCTGTACTTCCTGTTCGTGAGCATGCAGATCTACCTGGTGTTCCCACTCGTGCTCATGGTCCTCAAGAAGACCTGGGGGTATCACCGCTACCTGCTGGCGATCAGCTTCGCCGCGCACATGACGTTGTTGTACTTCATGGTCCGACCGCAGAGCGGGTTCATCCTGGAGGGACCCCAGGGTGTCGTCTGGACACATCTGATCATCACGATCCTGCCGTACCAGTTCTTCGTCCTCGCCGGCATCGTCGCAGCACTGCATTTCGAGAAGGCCCACGCCTTCACCGTGCGGTGGCGCAAGGTCATCTTCTCCATCGGACTCATCGTTCTGGCCGCAACGCTCGTCTACTTCGCACACAAGGTCGACGTCGGCGAGGAGATGTTCCGCGCGACCAACGTCTTCATGCCGCACAACGCCTTCGCCTACGTCGCGACCATCGCGATGCTGTACGGCCTGGGGTCGATGTGGAAGGAGCGGCGTCGGCCCGGTTCGCGAGCGGACACCTTCCTCCGGACCGCGGCGGACCGGTCGTTCGGGATCTATCTGGCGCACGCGCTGGCGCTGAACGAACTACAGCCCACCATCGACGACCACCGGGCCGACCCGACCTGGCTCGTTGCGCTGATCGGCTACCTGGCAACCGTTGCGCTGACCGTGTTCATCGTCGAGGTGCTGCGGCGCAGCCCGATCAGTCTCATGACCACCGGCCGCAACATGGTCTCGTGGAGGGACCAGACCCCCGTGCGCTCGATCGTGGTCGGCGTCGTCGCCATCGCAGTCGGGGTGATCGTCCGCGGCGGCTTCGGTCTCCTCGTCGGCGACATCATCTCGTTCACCGGTGCGCTCCTCATCGCGAGCGCAGCGCTCGTGTTCTGGCGTCAGCGCTCGGCGGTCGAGTCCGCCGAGTCGACTGAATCCGTCCGTGTATGA
- a CDS encoding YciI family protein, translating to MAKYLLLKHYRGAPEAPNGVPMDQWTPAEIDAHIQYMNDFAERLEGTGEFVDSQALSAQGTFVRSDGPGRPPVTDGPFAETKDLIAGWMVIDVDSYDRALALAGELSAAPGAGGEPIHEWLELRPFMGVPTTVDE from the coding sequence ATGGCCAAGTACCTGCTGCTGAAGCACTACCGCGGAGCCCCCGAGGCACCGAACGGCGTTCCGATGGACCAGTGGACGCCGGCCGAAATAGACGCCCACATCCAGTACATGAACGACTTCGCCGAACGCCTGGAGGGCACCGGGGAGTTCGTCGACAGTCAGGCGCTGTCCGCGCAGGGCACGTTCGTCCGGTCGGACGGTCCGGGACGGCCGCCGGTGACCGACGGGCCGTTCGCCGAGACCAAGGACCTCATCGCCGGCTGGATGGTCATCGACGTCGACAGCTACGACCGTGCCCTGGCCCTGGCGGGCGAGCTGTCGGCCGCCCCCGGTGCAGGCGGGGAGCCGATCCACGAATGGCTCGAGCTGCGCCCGTTCATGGGGGTACCGACCACGGTCGACGAGTGA
- a CDS encoding RNA polymerase sigma factor, giving the protein MDEALLRELTPAVIGVLVRRGADFATAEDAVQEAHVQAALTWPHDRPDDPKAWLITVAWRRFVDAHRSEVARREREGRAEAQPAPGPTEAADDTLHLLFLCAHPLLTPTSAVALTLRAVGGLTTRQIAEAYLVPEATMAQRISRAKRTVSGVRFTDVGDPATVRRVLYLVFNEGYTGDVDLAAEAIRLTRQLASTTDDEETAGLLALMLLHHARRPARARPDGSLVPLGEQDRSLWDTDLIIDGIGLLRTALARDRLGEFQAQAAIAALHADAQSAEETDWVQIVEWYDELYLLTDSPIVALNRAVAVGEAHGAAAGLAALAAIDPSVPRRSAAEAHLCEKAGDLRNAAALYAQAAHEATNLSEREHLTRQSARLGDAGRG; this is encoded by the coding sequence ATCGACGAGGCGCTCCTCCGGGAGCTGACGCCTGCGGTGATCGGCGTCCTCGTGCGTCGCGGAGCGGATTTCGCGACGGCCGAGGACGCCGTGCAGGAGGCGCACGTCCAGGCGGCACTGACCTGGCCGCACGACAGACCCGATGACCCGAAGGCCTGGCTGATCACGGTGGCCTGGCGGAGGTTCGTCGACGCACACCGATCGGAGGTGGCCCGTCGTGAGAGGGAGGGGCGGGCGGAGGCGCAGCCGGCCCCTGGCCCCACGGAGGCAGCGGACGACACCCTGCACCTGTTGTTCCTGTGCGCACACCCGTTGCTGACGCCGACATCGGCGGTCGCGTTGACGTTGCGGGCGGTCGGTGGGTTGACCACGCGCCAGATCGCCGAGGCGTACCTGGTTCCCGAGGCCACCATGGCGCAGCGGATCAGCCGGGCCAAGCGGACCGTGTCCGGGGTGCGCTTCACCGACGTCGGTGATCCGGCGACGGTGCGTCGCGTCCTCTACCTGGTGTTCAACGAGGGATACACGGGCGATGTCGATCTCGCGGCGGAGGCGATCCGGCTGACCCGACAACTGGCGTCGACGACGGACGACGAAGAGACCGCGGGACTGCTGGCGTTGATGTTGCTGCATCACGCGCGACGGCCGGCCCGGGCCCGTCCCGACGGCAGCCTGGTCCCGTTGGGTGAGCAGGACCGATCGCTGTGGGACACCGATCTGATCATCGACGGAATCGGACTGCTTCGCACCGCGCTCGCCCGGGATCGACTCGGTGAGTTCCAGGCACAGGCGGCGATCGCCGCACTACACGCCGACGCGCAGTCTGCCGAGGAGACCGACTGGGTACAGATCGTGGAGTGGTACGACGAGTTGTACCTCCTCACGGACAGCCCGATCGTCGCTTTGAACCGCGCGGTGGCGGTCGGTGAGGCCCACGGTGCCGCCGCCGGGTTGGCGGCGTTGGCGGCGATCGATCCGTCGGTCCCGCGGCGCTCGGCCGCCGAGGCCCACCTGTGCGAGAAGGCCGGAGATCTCCGCAACGCCGCGGCGCTCTACGCGCAGGCAGCCCACGAGGCGACGAATCTGTCCGAACGCGAGCACCTGACCCGGCAGTCCGCGCGTCTGGGTGACGCCGGACGCGGCTGA
- a CDS encoding TetR/AcrR family transcriptional regulator: MAPGRRNERRAEALSTERIVAEAVLILDAEGEAGLTFRTLAARLSTGAGAIYHHVANKTELLSAATEHVITDVVTDTASDRPAEAIREISLGVFDAIDAHPWVGTHLSREPWQTAMLRIWEALGGRLPALGVPEHQRFDAASAIVSYVLGVAGQNAANARRDFGDVTDRSVILGAVADRWAALDDDFPFVRYLSTRVRDHDDREQFLAGVDIFLAGVAAAR, translated from the coding sequence ATGGCACCTGGTCGACGGAACGAGAGACGTGCAGAGGCACTGTCGACGGAGCGCATCGTCGCGGAGGCGGTGCTGATCCTCGATGCCGAGGGCGAGGCCGGCTTGACGTTCCGCACCCTGGCCGCCCGATTGTCGACCGGAGCGGGAGCGATCTATCACCACGTGGCCAACAAGACGGAATTGCTCTCGGCAGCAACCGAACACGTGATCACCGACGTCGTCACCGACACTGCTTCCGACCGGCCCGCCGAAGCGATACGCGAGATCTCGCTGGGGGTGTTCGACGCCATCGACGCACATCCTTGGGTCGGTACCCACCTGTCACGTGAGCCCTGGCAGACCGCGATGCTGCGGATCTGGGAGGCTCTGGGCGGCCGACTCCCCGCCCTGGGGGTGCCCGAGCATCAACGCTTCGACGCCGCGTCAGCGATCGTGAGCTACGTCCTGGGCGTCGCCGGGCAGAACGCGGCCAACGCCCGCCGGGACTTCGGCGACGTGACCGATCGATCCGTCATCCTCGGCGCTGTCGCGGACCGATGGGCCGCGTTGGACGACGACTTCCCCTTCGTCCGGTACCTGTCGACCCGGGTGCGAGATCACGATGATCGTGAGCAGTTCCTGGCCGGTGTCGACATCTTCCTCGCCGGTGTCGCCGCCGCACGGTGA
- a CDS encoding FAD-dependent oxidoreductase, translated as MTSSVTIIGAGLGGLVLARVLHVHGIAATVYEADASTGARTQGGQLDIHEHDGQVALEAAGLTAAFRAIVHEGGEATRVLRPDGGVLLDEPDEGDGARPEVLRGDLRRVLLESLPANTVRWGHKVTSVHALGDGRHEIGFTNGATAVSDVLVGADGSWSRVRPLLSDATPSYVGTVFVETYLHDVDNEHPDAARAVGGGAMFALTPGKGISVHREAGDVLHTYVQLNRSDDWVAAIDFEDAEAARATVAAEFDGWAPELTALITDGETAPVPRKIFTLPNDHRWDRTPGITLLGDAAHLMPPSGDGANLAMLDGAELGRAIADHPDDVEAALAVYEEAMFTRSSAVAVEAHETLELCLGETSPFGLIDLITGVAVGERAGR; from the coding sequence ATGACCTCATCGGTCACGATCATCGGCGCCGGCCTGGGCGGACTGGTTCTGGCGCGCGTCCTGCACGTGCACGGCATCGCCGCCACGGTCTACGAGGCCGACGCATCGACGGGCGCACGGACCCAGGGCGGGCAACTCGACATCCACGAACACGACGGGCAGGTCGCTCTCGAGGCGGCGGGGCTGACCGCTGCGTTCCGCGCGATCGTCCACGAGGGCGGCGAGGCAACCCGCGTCCTGCGGCCTGACGGCGGGGTGTTGCTCGACGAGCCCGACGAGGGTGACGGCGCACGCCCGGAAGTCCTCCGCGGCGACCTGCGACGCGTACTGCTCGAATCGCTTCCCGCGAACACCGTCCGGTGGGGACACAAGGTGACGTCAGTCCACGCGCTCGGGGACGGGCGACACGAGATCGGATTCACGAACGGCGCCACCGCCGTCAGCGACGTGCTCGTCGGCGCGGACGGTTCGTGGTCGAGGGTCCGTCCGCTGCTCTCCGACGCCACGCCGTCCTATGTCGGCACGGTGTTCGTCGAGACCTACCTCCATGACGTCGACAACGAACACCCCGACGCTGCGCGAGCCGTCGGCGGGGGCGCGATGTTCGCCCTCACGCCGGGCAAGGGGATCTCCGTGCACCGTGAGGCCGGCGACGTGTTGCACACCTACGTCCAGCTCAACAGGTCCGACGACTGGGTCGCGGCAATCGATTTCGAGGACGCCGAGGCGGCCAGGGCGACTGTCGCAGCGGAATTCGACGGGTGGGCACCGGAACTGACCGCCCTGATCACCGACGGCGAGACCGCGCCGGTACCGCGCAAGATCTTCACCCTCCCCAACGACCACCGCTGGGATCGCACGCCCGGCATCACCCTGCTCGGTGATGCCGCACACCTGATGCCGCCGTCCGGCGACGGCGCGAACCTGGCGATGCTCGACGGCGCCGAATTGGGTCGGGCGATCGCGGATCATCCCGACGACGTCGAGGCGGCCCTGGCGGTCTACGAGGAGGCGATGTTCACCCGTAGCTCGGCGGTGGCAGTCGAGGCACACGAGACGTTGGAGCTATGTCTCGGCGAGACGTCGCCGTTCGGGCTCATCGACCTCATCACCGGTGTTGCGGTGGGGGAGCGGGCCGGGCGCTGA
- a CDS encoding APC family permease, producing MTAEKTAGIVGTGDVGPDGSSGPELKRSLGSFQVFAISFAFISVAVGIFATYGQVLTTAGPVGIWLWIIAAIGQTLVALVVAQFAARIALSGSSYQWASRLANPKVGWLFGWLTFWYLATATVAMDNALASQAFMPLVGMQPDEDMARILTVAIILIQVVLVIASTRLLGVVTSAAVGIEIAIVAVIIIALAAVVVFTGSGDVANLGSRGVTEGSANYYAIGGGLMAGMLMGLTTLVGFDSAANLAEEAKDPFRSVPRAIVASVVAAGVAGFLFLLALTVSIKDIDAVSASGSPVAAIIREQLGPVMERILLACIAFAMFGAGMVVMAACARQVFAMARDERFPGHRVLARVNPATRTPVAATVLVLVIGVVLMVALPGDALLQLILGGTVLPALIYGAAIVLYLVVRRRLESREGGFSLGRFELPVAVVAMIWVVGAIFVLVTPDDARVPSLIVVGLIATGGLYFAKMMLFDRAVLDSEPGGGGAVRLDPDPDVAPVPVPDIDR from the coding sequence ATGACGGCAGAGAAGACGGCGGGCATTGTCGGCACGGGCGACGTCGGGCCTGACGGGTCATCCGGCCCGGAACTGAAGCGCTCGCTCGGATCCTTTCAGGTGTTCGCGATCTCCTTCGCTTTCATCTCCGTCGCGGTGGGCATCTTCGCCACCTACGGGCAGGTACTGACCACGGCGGGGCCGGTCGGGATCTGGTTGTGGATCATCGCCGCGATCGGACAAACGCTGGTGGCTCTCGTCGTCGCGCAGTTCGCGGCCCGGATAGCGCTCTCGGGGTCGTCGTACCAGTGGGCGTCACGTCTCGCGAACCCCAAGGTCGGCTGGCTGTTCGGTTGGCTGACGTTCTGGTATCTGGCCACGGCGACCGTCGCGATGGACAACGCCCTGGCCAGTCAGGCCTTCATGCCGCTGGTCGGGATGCAGCCTGACGAGGACATGGCTCGGATCCTCACGGTGGCAATCATTCTCATCCAGGTCGTTCTCGTTATCGCGTCGACCCGACTGCTGGGCGTGGTCACCTCCGCTGCCGTGGGGATCGAGATCGCGATAGTGGCGGTCATCATCATCGCGCTCGCGGCGGTCGTGGTGTTCACCGGCAGCGGTGATGTCGCGAACCTCGGCTCCCGCGGGGTGACGGAGGGCAGCGCCAACTATTACGCCATCGGAGGCGGGTTGATGGCGGGAATGCTCATGGGTCTGACGACCCTCGTGGGATTCGACTCAGCGGCGAATCTCGCCGAGGAGGCCAAGGATCCCTTCCGCAGCGTGCCGCGCGCGATCGTGGCGTCCGTGGTCGCCGCGGGTGTCGCCGGCTTCCTGTTCCTGCTCGCCCTGACCGTCTCGATCAAGGACATCGATGCTGTCAGCGCGAGCGGCTCGCCGGTCGCGGCGATCATCCGCGAGCAGCTCGGGCCCGTTATGGAGCGAATCCTGCTGGCGTGTATCGCGTTCGCCATGTTCGGTGCCGGGATGGTCGTCATGGCCGCCTGTGCCCGCCAGGTGTTCGCCATGGCACGCGACGAGCGGTTCCCGGGACACCGCGTTCTCGCGCGGGTGAACCCGGCGACCCGCACCCCGGTTGCCGCCACCGTCCTCGTGCTCGTCATCGGCGTCGTACTCATGGTCGCGTTGCCCGGCGATGCGCTCTTGCAGCTGATCCTGGGCGGTACGGTTCTGCCCGCCCTCATCTACGGAGCGGCCATCGTCCTGTACCTCGTGGTCCGTCGGCGGCTCGAGAGCAGGGAGGGAGGTTTCAGCCTGGGCCGGTTCGAACTCCCGGTCGCGGTCGTGGCGATGATCTGGGTGGTGGGAGCGATCTTTGTGCTCGTCACCCCCGACGACGCCCGGGTCCCATCGCTCATCGTCGTCGGGCTGATCGCCACCGGCGGTCTGTACTTCGCGAAGATGATGCTGTTCGACCGAGCGGTGTTGGACAGCGAACCCGGCGGTGGGGGCGCGGTGCGTCTCGACCCAGACCCCGACGTCGCCCCCGTCCCCGTGCCCGACATCGACAGGTGA